A genomic stretch from Vibrio coralliilyticus includes:
- a CDS encoding glycoside hydrolase family 38 C-terminal domain-containing protein, protein MSKKICSVVFQTHWDREWYLPFETFRARLIRVMERVVDALENHELESFLFDGQVVAAEDLLEACEPELAEKLHRLMQEGRLILGPWYVMADEFLCSGESLIRNLEIGRKLAHSLGNYQKVGYLPDTFGHIGQMPQLLSGFNINNTVLWRGIDADQSELRWKGADGSEIFILFLTEGYYQHPLNTQDFSQNIDVYLNKITERATTDKLLLTQGGDHLRPANGNMAERIEAFNASRDDIELTQSSLETYLNGLEVEVSQELPTVEGELRGNDRAFVLPDVLSTRRYLKQLNQEAEDTLTRKVEPLLAMAPVENYPARYLEQSWKTLLSQHAHDSICGCSVDEVHREMVTRYEKLAQRSQAMMDMALLSLGCTNDELSAQDAANPFADHTQFSIFNPNPKDFSGWVTERVFLKGDEAYGLELTTQSGEPVTPVITKAEPGFSFTSPIDDFPDRVEGVWYDIAFQTEVNGLSYEAFEVNKCLTAEAIETTSMASICNDFYQIEWCEDASLNVTDLRTNKVFDGLGRIESSLDCGDSYNYAPAQNDQITVARLVGDVQTRRHSDYSEMSAEVELVQPAALSSDRRGASSDVVISCGQLKIKLYRDADFIDMDLNWHNKAQDQRLSIHFPTGEELTETFADSAFEVASRPVVYQDNQRVLPNKEARVSVNPSQSFVSGGELQLTHLGVPEYRVVKRDSDELALTLLRSVGWLSRRDFSTRGNGAGPDLPTPEAQCLGEHHYRLRLHIGSASPEILCQRAELLRYSPFMVKGHSTNWNTPVRLLNHALQVSCVRRIGEELEVRVWNPSGQEQPLSLDKDYRVVNFIGEEQGFQSHIQSKQILTLRFPAM, encoded by the coding sequence ATGTCAAAGAAAATCTGTTCGGTTGTATTCCAAACTCACTGGGATAGAGAGTGGTACCTTCCTTTCGAAACTTTTCGTGCTCGTCTGATTCGTGTGATGGAACGCGTTGTCGATGCTTTAGAAAACCATGAGCTAGAGAGTTTTCTTTTTGATGGCCAAGTGGTTGCAGCGGAAGACTTACTAGAAGCGTGTGAACCAGAACTGGCGGAAAAGCTACACCGATTGATGCAAGAAGGGCGTTTGATCTTGGGTCCATGGTATGTCATGGCGGATGAATTCTTGTGCAGTGGTGAAAGCTTGATCCGCAACCTAGAGATTGGACGCAAGCTGGCACACTCGTTGGGTAATTATCAAAAAGTAGGTTATTTACCGGATACCTTTGGCCATATAGGTCAAATGCCACAACTGCTTTCAGGCTTTAACATCAACAATACAGTGTTATGGCGCGGAATTGATGCTGACCAATCCGAGTTGCGTTGGAAAGGTGCTGATGGCAGCGAGATCTTTATTCTGTTTTTGACTGAAGGCTATTATCAGCATCCGCTGAACACTCAAGACTTTTCGCAAAACATTGACGTTTATCTGAACAAGATCACTGAGCGCGCAACAACAGATAAGCTACTGCTAACCCAGGGTGGTGACCACCTTCGTCCCGCCAATGGCAATATGGCTGAGCGTATTGAAGCTTTCAATGCTTCTCGTGATGACATTGAGCTTACACAGAGTAGCTTAGAGACGTATTTGAATGGGCTAGAAGTGGAAGTGTCGCAAGAGTTGCCAACCGTAGAAGGTGAGCTTCGCGGAAACGATCGTGCTTTTGTGTTGCCGGATGTGCTTTCTACTCGTCGTTACCTCAAGCAACTTAACCAAGAAGCGGAAGATACGTTAACACGTAAAGTGGAACCGCTACTGGCTATGGCACCAGTAGAGAACTATCCCGCTCGTTACCTTGAACAGAGTTGGAAGACTTTGCTGAGCCAACATGCTCATGACTCCATCTGTGGTTGCTCAGTGGATGAGGTTCACCGTGAAATGGTGACTCGATACGAGAAATTGGCTCAGCGCAGTCAAGCAATGATGGACATGGCGCTACTCTCTCTAGGTTGCACCAATGATGAGTTGAGTGCGCAAGATGCGGCGAACCCATTTGCCGATCACACTCAGTTCTCTATTTTCAATCCAAATCCGAAAGATTTCAGCGGTTGGGTAACCGAGCGCGTTTTCCTAAAAGGTGATGAAGCGTACGGTCTTGAGCTAACCACTCAAAGTGGTGAGCCAGTGACGCCAGTTATCACCAAAGCAGAACCAGGCTTTAGCTTTACTTCTCCTATCGATGACTTCCCAGACAGAGTCGAAGGTGTTTGGTATGACATTGCGTTTCAAACTGAGGTAAATGGTCTTTCTTATGAAGCGTTTGAAGTGAACAAATGTTTGACCGCAGAAGCAATTGAAACGACCAGCATGGCGTCAATTTGCAACGATTTCTATCAGATCGAGTGGTGTGAAGACGCCTCATTGAATGTGACTGATCTCAGAACGAATAAAGTATTTGATGGCTTGGGTCGCATCGAATCTTCTTTAGATTGCGGTGACAGTTATAACTATGCGCCAGCGCAAAATGATCAGATCACGGTCGCGCGTTTAGTGGGTGATGTACAAACCCGTCGCCACTCTGATTATTCAGAAATGAGTGCAGAGGTTGAATTGGTGCAACCTGCGGCCTTATCAAGTGATCGCCGGGGTGCGAGTAGTGATGTTGTTATTAGTTGTGGGCAGCTTAAGATCAAACTCTATCGTGATGCAGACTTCATCGATATGGATCTCAACTGGCATAACAAAGCGCAAGACCAACGTCTCTCTATACACTTCCCGACAGGCGAGGAGCTAACGGAGACCTTTGCAGATAGTGCTTTTGAAGTGGCCAGCCGTCCGGTGGTTTACCAAGACAATCAAAGAGTGCTACCAAATAAAGAAGCACGCGTTTCTGTAAACCCAAGTCAATCATTTGTATCTGGAGGTGAGCTGCAGCTCACTCATCTAGGCGTGCCTGAATACCGTGTCGTTAAGCGTGATAGCGATGAGTTGGCTTTAACACTGTTGCGCAGTGTGGGTTGGTTATCTCGACGAGACTTCTCGACTCGTGGCAATGGTGCTGGACCTGATCTGCCTACTCCTGAGGCACAATGTTTAGGCGAACATCACTATCGGTTGCGTCTTCATATCGGTAGTGCAAGCCCAGAGATATTGTGCCAGCGTGCAGAACTGCTTCGCTACTCACCCTTTATGGTGAAGGGCCACAGTACAAACTGGAATACTCCCGTTCGCCTGCTTAATCACGCACTGCAAGTTTCGTGTGTGCGACGCATAGGTGAGGAGCTGGAGGTTCGAGTTTGGAACCCGAGTGGTCAAGAGCAACCTCTCTCTCTCGATAAAGATTACCGCGTGGTGAACTTTATCGGTGAAGAGCAAGGGTTCCAATCCCACATTCAATCAAAACAGATTTTAACTTTGCGCTTTCCTGCGATGTAG
- a CDS encoding ROK family protein, with the protein MTELALGLDLGGTKIRAGLIDSEGKLIVANTSATDISQGREGILNSIIAAIVPLLTRARREKKLLLGIGVSAAGVINVRSGSVLDATDSLPNWKGTRLGYLLEEEFGIHVGTDNDVNCALLGEQWLGGAESYNSVVMLTLGTGLGGAMLNNGQMLHGSSYLAGHWGRMEVPHPYRPQMNVPLESLLSGTGLRETLLFQLPESEHDRYPDGLSVIQAYAERDPKVIATVEDFMRLLARTISNIRWTVDPQLVLLGGGMINSREYWWDLMNQYLKEMGVMTPVRPATLGNDAGMYGAAKMVFNHFEELKQQRD; encoded by the coding sequence ATGACAGAACTCGCACTTGGCTTGGATTTGGGGGGAACGAAGATCCGTGCCGGTTTAATAGACAGTGAAGGAAAGCTCATTGTTGCGAACACCTCAGCGACAGATATTAGCCAAGGTCGTGAAGGCATATTGAACAGCATCATTGCCGCTATTGTCCCGCTTTTGACACGTGCTCGTCGTGAAAAGAAGCTCCTACTTGGTATTGGTGTTTCTGCCGCTGGTGTGATTAATGTGCGCTCTGGCTCAGTATTGGACGCGACCGATAGTTTGCCTAACTGGAAAGGAACCCGACTTGGCTATTTGCTCGAAGAAGAGTTTGGTATCCATGTGGGGACTGATAACGACGTGAACTGTGCACTGCTTGGTGAGCAATGGTTAGGTGGTGCAGAGAGCTACAACAGCGTAGTTATGTTGACTTTAGGCACCGGGCTTGGCGGTGCCATGCTAAACAACGGACAGATGTTACATGGCTCAAGCTATCTTGCGGGGCACTGGGGACGAATGGAGGTCCCACACCCTTATCGACCGCAGATGAATGTCCCTCTTGAGTCTTTGCTGTCTGGCACAGGATTAAGAGAAACCTTGTTGTTCCAACTTCCAGAGAGTGAGCATGATCGCTATCCCGATGGGTTGAGTGTGATTCAGGCGTACGCGGAGCGAGATCCAAAAGTGATCGCAACGGTTGAAGATTTCATGCGTTTGCTAGCCCGAACCATCAGTAATATTCGTTGGACGGTGGATCCTCAGTTAGTGCTTTTAGGTGGCGGCATGATCAACTCGCGCGAATATTGGTGGGATTTGATGAACCAATATCTAAAAGAGATGGGTGTCATGACGCCAGTTCGACCAGCCACTCTAGGTAATGACGCCGGCATGTATGGCGCTGCAAAAATGGTGTTTAACCATTTTGAAGAACTCAAACAGCAGCGCGATTAA
- a CDS encoding N-acetylmannosamine-6-phosphate 2-epimerase: protein MVDGDLVELRLIEVSMLMSVKGELIASVQALPHEPLFGSETMVKMAKAVIEGGAKALRIQSVDDIKAVKQAFPSVPVIGLIKQDYSDSEIFITPTSKEVQAIIDAGADMIALDMTGRDRPNGESIESLIQLIRGTSCLIMADIATYEQGVEAERLGVDCVSTTLSGYTPDTAHFGDAPDFVLIRRLSQTLTIPVIAEGRIGTPTHVSQALAAGAWTVVVGSAITRPQLITKKFADAMQAEKELI from the coding sequence ATGGTTGATGGCGATTTGGTCGAGCTGAGGCTTATTGAGGTCAGTATGTTGATGTCCGTTAAAGGCGAGTTAATCGCTTCAGTACAAGCACTTCCACATGAACCACTGTTTGGTTCAGAAACCATGGTTAAAATGGCAAAAGCGGTCATTGAAGGTGGAGCAAAAGCTCTTAGAATTCAGTCGGTTGATGATATTAAAGCGGTCAAGCAAGCTTTTCCTAGTGTTCCTGTCATTGGTTTGATTAAACAGGATTACAGCGATTCCGAAATTTTTATTACTCCTACGTCAAAAGAGGTTCAGGCCATCATAGATGCGGGTGCCGATATGATTGCTCTGGATATGACAGGTAGAGATCGACCAAATGGTGAGTCCATCGAGAGCCTTATTCAACTTATCCGCGGTACTTCTTGCCTCATCATGGCCGATATTGCCACTTATGAACAAGGGGTTGAAGCTGAGAGATTGGGCGTAGATTGTGTGTCCACTACTTTATCTGGCTATACGCCCGATACGGCGCATTTTGGTGATGCTCCTGATTTTGTATTGATTCGTCGACTAAGCCAAACCCTAACGATTCCAGTCATTGCCGAAGGTCGCATCGGCACTCCTACCCATGTTTCTCAAGCTTTGGCTGCAGGTGCTTGGACTGTGGTTGTTGGCTCTGCAATTACTCGTCCTCAATTGATTACTAAGAAATTTGCGGACGCAATGCAAGCAGAGAAGGAGCTAATCTAA
- a CDS encoding ROK family protein, with the protein MQYIGLDIGGTKTSAALFNEAGQQLHYERTKTVKNDYTSFLDHVINVISQVLAKATDELNIGVGIPGAICPVSNNIKNSNILVANGQNLKSDLENHFDRPIQIANDADCFALSEAMFGAGNNHHSIFGVIIGTGCGGGLVYQKELVKGPNNVAGEWGHNQLAFYSPEKDEEAEPCYCGNSACNELFLSGTGFAKRYNSANQTDFTSQEIMQLVDKSDTASQHFELYLDQLARALSQIINVFDPAAIVLGGGMSNIASIYRHLPNYLPKYVFGGYCNTPILKAELGDDSGVRGAAFLNTHNRVSA; encoded by the coding sequence ATGCAGTATATAGGCCTAGATATAGGTGGGACCAAAACCTCAGCAGCTCTATTTAATGAAGCTGGTCAACAACTTCATTATGAGCGTACTAAAACGGTTAAAAACGACTATACAAGTTTTCTTGATCACGTGATCAACGTGATTAGTCAAGTATTGGCTAAAGCAACTGATGAGCTGAATATAGGGGTAGGAATACCAGGTGCGATTTGTCCGGTTTCTAACAATATTAAGAACTCTAATATATTGGTCGCGAATGGACAAAACTTAAAGTCGGATCTGGAAAACCATTTTGATAGGCCTATACAAATTGCCAACGATGCGGACTGTTTTGCCCTAAGTGAAGCGATGTTTGGGGCTGGTAACAACCATCACTCAATATTTGGTGTCATAATCGGTACAGGGTGTGGCGGTGGCCTAGTCTATCAGAAGGAATTAGTAAAAGGGCCAAACAATGTTGCTGGCGAATGGGGCCATAATCAGCTTGCATTCTATTCCCCAGAAAAAGATGAAGAAGCCGAACCTTGTTATTGTGGTAACAGTGCATGCAACGAACTTTTTCTTTCTGGAACTGGATTTGCGAAACGCTATAACAGTGCAAACCAAACTGACTTTACTAGCCAAGAAATCATGCAGTTAGTTGATAAAAGTGACACGGCTTCGCAGCATTTCGAACTCTATTTGGATCAATTAGCGCGCGCATTATCTCAAATCATTAATGTTTTTGACCCTGCTGCCATTGTGTTAGGCGGGGGGATGTCAAACATAGCTTCAATTTACCGACATTTACCTAATTATCTCCCTAAGTATGTTTTCGGGGGATATTGTAATACTCCCATTCTAAAAGCTGAGTTGGGGGATGATAGTGGTGTGAGAGGTGCTGCATTCCTAAATACACACAATAGAGTTAGTGCTTAA
- a CDS encoding AsmA family protein has protein sequence MKKLFLFIAIPLVIIIGALLALVLLVNPNQFKPLIVEQAQKQTGLELVIEGDISWQFFPSIGFELGKTELRNPQGFSQPNLFKVETVGIDVSVMPLFSQQLEIGNITLDGAEFYLETLKDGRKNIDALTQAQTTQAESAAADTPKSEAPVETTSTEPDADPASAWTINLAGVTVSNAAVEIQDKLAGSYTKLYDVSLNLSEFAVDTWTKADFAAKGENNQQKFTAQGSAELKLAKGFAEYALRNIDLNASFSDPATKMDSIKLGLETFEFAKANALTYSIAGQASGLDINMKGAGALTVDKAISKVMMNQLTLDATFKGDSLPQSPMKVDMASDLTFDLTKSHLSFVLEKLTANALAFDGKADVTLGDIPKVRFALHSPNIDLDEFLGLNKPAENTSTSGTQNTGSTSSNSASASTSKPQAEVEPDLSALKTLDVKGDITIDKFKASNARMQNVKASFNINRGIAELTSFTSDLYQGSISATAKLDARKSPASYTAKKQIKGVKVQPLLKDVVNNDKLEGTGNIDVDVKGSSLTPTGIQKNLIGTVGINFTDGAVNGINVAQLIRENYAKIKGQKVESTNEPQKTDFSAMKATLKLNKGNVSTKDLTMQSPLLRIRGNGSANYLNQTVDFTVSTSIVGTLEGQGGKDIDELRDVTIPINISGSWQQPKFKLVFDDVLKQKAQKEIDRGLKKLDEKLGDKIKDEKTKEAVNGLLKGLFN, from the coding sequence ATGAAGAAACTGTTCCTATTTATAGCGATTCCTCTAGTAATCATTATCGGTGCTCTATTGGCACTGGTGCTTTTGGTTAACCCAAACCAATTCAAACCTCTTATTGTTGAGCAAGCGCAGAAACAAACTGGCCTTGAGCTAGTGATTGAAGGCGATATCAGCTGGCAATTCTTCCCATCTATCGGCTTTGAGCTTGGTAAAACGGAACTGCGTAACCCGCAGGGTTTTAGCCAGCCAAACTTGTTCAAAGTTGAAACGGTGGGCATTGATGTGTCCGTTATGCCTTTATTCAGCCAACAGCTTGAAATTGGCAACATCACTTTGGATGGCGCAGAGTTTTACTTAGAAACACTCAAAGATGGCCGCAAAAACATCGATGCTTTGACTCAGGCACAAACTACGCAAGCGGAATCAGCCGCAGCGGATACGCCAAAGAGTGAAGCGCCAGTTGAAACAACCTCGACAGAGCCAGATGCTGATCCAGCCTCTGCTTGGACGATCAATCTTGCCGGTGTGACAGTCTCTAATGCTGCGGTTGAAATCCAGGATAAGCTGGCTGGTTCGTACACTAAGCTCTACGATGTGTCGCTCAACTTGTCGGAGTTTGCAGTAGATACTTGGACCAAGGCCGATTTTGCCGCTAAAGGCGAAAACAACCAGCAAAAGTTCACGGCGCAAGGCAGTGCCGAGCTTAAGCTAGCAAAAGGTTTTGCTGAGTATGCGCTGCGTAATATTGATCTCAATGCGAGCTTTAGCGATCCGGCAACCAAGATGGATTCAATCAAGCTAGGGTTGGAAACGTTTGAGTTTGCTAAAGCCAATGCGTTGACTTACAGCATTGCAGGTCAAGCGTCTGGCCTAGACATTAATATGAAAGGCGCTGGTGCACTGACGGTAGACAAAGCGATTTCTAAAGTGATGATGAATCAACTGACTTTGGATGCAACATTCAAAGGTGACTCGCTGCCTCAATCACCAATGAAAGTGGATATGGCGTCTGATTTGACGTTTGATCTGACAAAAAGCCACTTGAGCTTTGTGCTAGAGAAGTTAACCGCCAACGCACTTGCTTTCGATGGTAAGGCGGATGTGACGCTAGGTGATATTCCAAAAGTGCGCTTTGCTCTGCACAGTCCAAATATTGATTTGGATGAGTTTCTTGGTCTCAATAAGCCAGCAGAGAATACTTCAACATCAGGTACGCAAAATACAGGCTCGACAAGTTCTAATAGCGCTTCTGCATCGACAAGTAAGCCACAGGCCGAAGTAGAACCGGATCTGTCAGCGTTGAAGACGTTGGATGTCAAAGGTGACATTACCATTGATAAGTTCAAAGCCAGCAACGCCAGAATGCAGAACGTTAAAGCGAGCTTCAACATCAATCGTGGTATCGCAGAGTTGACATCGTTCACGTCAGACTTGTACCAAGGTTCAATTTCAGCAACCGCTAAATTGGATGCACGTAAGAGCCCAGCCTCTTACACGGCGAAGAAACAAATCAAAGGGGTGAAAGTTCAGCCGTTACTGAAAGATGTGGTAAACAATGACAAGCTGGAAGGCACAGGTAATATTGATGTTGACGTTAAAGGCAGTAGCCTGACGCCAACGGGTATTCAGAAAAACTTAATCGGGACTGTTGGTATTAATTTCACCGATGGCGCGGTCAACGGCATTAATGTGGCACAGTTAATTCGTGAAAACTACGCCAAGATAAAAGGCCAGAAAGTCGAGTCGACCAACGAGCCCCAAAAGACGGATTTCAGTGCGATGAAGGCGACACTGAAACTGAACAAGGGCAATGTGTCGACCAAAGATTTAACCATGCAATCACCACTGCTGCGCATTCGTGGTAATGGTAGTGCCAATTACCTGAATCAAACCGTCGACTTCACGGTTAGCACTTCAATCGTTGGCACTCTGGAAGGTCAGGGCGGTAAAGACATTGATGAGTTGCGTGATGTAACGATTCCAATCAACATCTCTGGGTCTTGGCAGCAACCTAAGTTCAAGTTGGTTTTCGATGATGTTCTGAAGCAAAAAGCGCAGAAAGAAATTGATCGCGGCCTGAAGAAGCTCGATGAGAAACTGGGCGATAAGATTAAGGATGAGAAGACCAAAGAAGCAGTTAATGGCTTACTTAAAGGGCTGTTTAATTAA
- the udk gene encoding uridine kinase, translated as MSDNNQCVIVGIAGASASGKSLIASTIYNELREKVGDHQIGVITEDCYYNDQGHLSMEERVKTNYDHPSALDHDLLCEHLEMLTRGDAVEVPEYSYTEHTRTENTTSMTPKKVIILEGILLLTDPRLRDLMHATVFMDTPLDICLLRRVKRDVEERGRTMESVLKQYQKTVRPMFMQFIEPSKQYADIIVPRGGKNRIAIDVLKAHIAKLLKA; from the coding sequence TAATCAATGCGTCATCGTCGGTATTGCTGGCGCGTCTGCTTCTGGAAAAAGTTTAATCGCCAGCACTATCTATAATGAGCTTCGTGAGAAAGTGGGCGATCATCAAATTGGTGTGATTACGGAAGATTGCTATTACAACGATCAGGGCCACCTGAGCATGGAAGAGCGTGTTAAGACCAACTATGACCACCCGAGTGCGCTGGACCATGACCTTCTCTGTGAGCATCTTGAAATGCTAACTCGTGGTGATGCTGTCGAAGTTCCTGAGTACAGCTATACCGAACATACACGTACAGAGAATACGACCTCAATGACGCCTAAGAAGGTGATCATTCTGGAAGGTATTCTTCTTCTAACTGACCCACGCTTACGTGATTTGATGCATGCGACTGTCTTTATGGATACACCTCTCGACATCTGTTTACTACGTCGTGTGAAGCGCGATGTAGAAGAGCGTGGCCGGACGATGGAATCTGTATTGAAACAGTACCAAAAAACAGTGCGTCCAATGTTTATGCAATTTATCGAACCTTCAAAGCAGTATGCCGATATCATTGTTCCTCGTGGCGGTAAAAACCGTATTGCTATCGATGTACTCAAAGCTCACATTGCAAAACTTTTGAAAGCTTAA